One segment of Halomarina pelagica DNA contains the following:
- a CDS encoding carbohydrate ABC transporter permease, whose translation MSEQRSTVSAFEHVSASTALTYVVYAVALVFFLFPVLWVVSMSLRQPGEVLSYPVQFVPRQVTFGPYVRVLQSSEMVTWVINSLKIAMLEVVGVLLVVTPAAYGFSRFDFRAKKHVLFGVLLFQMISPVVIVIPLYNMMAQMNLLNTHIGLILLYIGLQVPFSIWLLKSYFDTIPDGLDEAARVDGCNRVQTLVYVLLPSVAPGIAVVAIFNFVFSWAEFVMAFTVLSESDLYTVSIGLFSFQGQYSMDWRAVAAASVIAMVPILVMFVALQRYFVKGLIEGAVKG comes from the coding sequence ATGAGCGAACAGCGTTCGACGGTGTCCGCGTTCGAGCACGTCTCCGCGTCCACCGCGCTTACGTACGTGGTCTACGCGGTCGCCTTGGTGTTCTTCCTGTTCCCCGTATTGTGGGTCGTCTCGATGAGCCTCCGGCAGCCCGGGGAGGTACTCTCGTATCCCGTACAGTTCGTCCCACGGCAGGTGACGTTCGGACCCTACGTACGCGTGCTGCAGAGTTCAGAGATGGTTACGTGGGTCATCAACTCGCTAAAGATAGCGATGTTGGAGGTCGTCGGTGTCCTTCTCGTCGTCACGCCGGCGGCGTACGGCTTCTCGCGATTCGACTTCCGAGCGAAAAAGCACGTCCTCTTCGGCGTGCTGCTGTTTCAGATGATTTCGCCGGTCGTCATCGTCATTCCCCTGTACAACATGATGGCACAGATGAACCTCCTGAACACTCACATCGGGCTCATACTCCTGTATATCGGCCTACAGGTTCCGTTTTCCATCTGGCTACTGAAGAGTTACTTCGATACGATCCCCGACGGTCTGGACGAGGCGGCACGCGTTGACGGCTGCAATCGGGTACAGACCCTCGTCTACGTTCTCCTGCCGTCGGTGGCACCGGGAATCGCCGTCGTCGCCATCTTCAACTTCGTCTTCTCCTGGGCCGAGTTCGTCATGGCGTTCACCGTACTCAGCGAGTCCGATCTGTATACGGTCTCTATCGGCCTGTTCTCCTTTCAGGGACAGTACAGCATGGACTGGCGAGCCGTCGCGGCGGCGAGCGTCATCGCGATGGTTCCCATCCTCGTCATGTTCGTCGCCCTACAACGGTACTTCGTCAAGGGGCTCATCGAAGGGGCGGTCAAGGGATGA
- the gfo6 gene encoding D-xylose 1-dehydrogenase Gfo6, giving the protein MDVDALFERGCERDWQTIDASTTEPVRFAVIGLGWFTKGRALPALEASDRCEPTVMVSSTSGKAERVAAETAGAAHGISYEQFHDGVARDAYDAVYVCTPNALHLEYVRTAAEFGKDVLCEKPIERDSERARRLVAACDNAGVKLMIAYRMHTEPAVRRARDLVDAGYIGEPKEVRGDMSQRLLERVNPDPDQWRLDEELAGGGALFDLGIYPLNTARFFLREDPVAVTGRTGSTHDAFDEVDETVSFSLEFPDEVYATCYASHNARQSSGITVTGTEGQVRVEPAFFQDESRELHISRGEGRASITFTKVDQMLEEFDYFADRIRSNASMYPDGEHALVDVVTMEAVYEAAERDAWVTLD; this is encoded by the coding sequence ATGGACGTAGACGCTCTCTTCGAGAGGGGCTGCGAGCGGGACTGGCAGACGATCGATGCATCGACGACGGAACCGGTCCGATTCGCCGTCATCGGATTGGGGTGGTTCACGAAGGGTCGCGCACTTCCCGCGCTCGAGGCGAGCGACCGCTGCGAGCCGACCGTGATGGTCAGCAGCACCAGCGGGAAGGCCGAACGTGTGGCGGCGGAGACGGCGGGCGCGGCCCACGGCATCAGTTACGAGCAGTTTCACGACGGCGTCGCACGGGACGCCTACGACGCGGTGTACGTCTGTACGCCGAACGCGCTCCACCTCGAGTACGTCCGGACGGCCGCCGAGTTCGGCAAGGACGTCCTCTGCGAGAAACCCATCGAGCGCGATAGCGAACGAGCCCGACGGCTCGTCGCCGCGTGCGATAATGCTGGTGTGAAGCTGATGATCGCCTATCGAATGCACACCGAGCCTGCGGTCCGTCGTGCTCGCGACCTCGTCGACGCCGGATACATCGGCGAGCCGAAGGAGGTTCGGGGCGACATGTCCCAGCGGTTGCTCGAACGAGTGAATCCCGATCCGGACCAGTGGCGTCTCGACGAAGAACTGGCGGGCGGTGGGGCACTCTTCGACCTCGGGATCTACCCGCTCAACACCGCCCGGTTCTTCCTGCGCGAGGATCCCGTCGCGGTCACCGGCCGAACGGGGAGCACCCACGACGCGTTCGACGAGGTGGACGAGACGGTCTCGTTCTCGCTCGAGTTCCCCGACGAGGTGTACGCGACGTGCTACGCGAGCCACAACGCCCGACAGTCGAGCGGCATCACGGTCACCGGCACCGAGGGGCAGGTCCGAGTCGAGCCGGCTTTCTTCCAGGACGAATCACGGGAACTTCACATCTCCCGTGGGGAGGGTCGAGCCTCGATCACCTTCACGAAGGTCGACCAGATGCTGGAGGAGTTCGATTACTTCGCCGACCGGATCCGTTCGAACGCTTCGATGTATCCCGACGGCGAACACGCCCTCGTGGACGTGGTGACGATGGAGGCCGTCTACGAGGCGGCGGAACGGGACGCGTGGGTGACACTCGACTGA
- a CDS encoding TrmB family transcriptional regulator, translating to MKRDAVRETLQDAGFTQYEADVYLALVRRGAASATEVAEASGVPNSRVYDVLRELESEGLIETYKQDSLRARALEPRSVIEDLRSRADSFTETADELDELWNEPDLGEHDVTLVKRFETVIEQARYFVRSAENEVQLAVTPSEFDELRPVLHEAYGRGVFVKLSLSPENYGDEIRDERLDFENVASEVSFRDLVTPFVALVDRAKICFTPQPGSGYQFGIVANNRPLAYVFHWYFQTSLWEPWEVAYTTRGTEPPITYVDIRQFIVDIAPLYHEGADVAVTVTGYDTTTGKCREITGTLVDLVYTGSTLDNKYPSLSEVSGLVSFHVSDGEDVHSIGGWYAKIEDLELRRLTIDSITPPEDT from the coding sequence ATGAAACGAGACGCGGTCCGCGAGACGTTACAGGACGCGGGGTTCACGCAGTACGAAGCCGACGTGTATCTCGCGCTCGTCAGACGGGGAGCCGCATCGGCGACGGAGGTCGCGGAGGCGAGTGGCGTCCCGAATTCGCGCGTCTACGACGTGCTTCGGGAACTAGAGAGCGAGGGTCTCATCGAGACGTACAAACAGGACAGTCTACGAGCGCGGGCGCTCGAGCCCCGCTCCGTCATCGAGGATCTCCGGTCGCGGGCCGATTCGTTCACCGAGACTGCGGACGAACTCGACGAACTGTGGAACGAGCCGGACCTCGGCGAGCACGACGTAACGCTCGTCAAACGGTTCGAGACCGTCATCGAGCAGGCCAGGTACTTCGTGAGGAGCGCGGAGAACGAGGTTCAACTCGCGGTCACTCCCTCCGAGTTCGACGAGCTCCGGCCAGTCCTCCACGAGGCGTACGGTCGCGGCGTGTTCGTCAAACTCTCGCTCTCGCCGGAGAATTACGGCGACGAGATACGGGACGAACGACTCGACTTCGAGAACGTCGCTTCGGAGGTGAGCTTCCGCGACCTCGTTACACCGTTCGTAGCGCTCGTAGATCGTGCCAAGATCTGCTTCACCCCCCAACCTGGTTCCGGATACCAGTTCGGGATCGTCGCCAACAACCGCCCGCTCGCCTACGTGTTCCACTGGTACTTCCAGACGTCACTCTGGGAGCCGTGGGAGGTCGCGTACACGACCCGCGGCACAGAACCACCCATCACGTACGTGGACATCAGGCAGTTCATCGTCGACATCGCTCCGCTGTATCACGAAGGAGCCGACGTCGCCGTTACCGTGACAGGGTACGATACGACCACCGGCAAGTGTCGAGAGATCACGGGGACGCTCGTCGACCTGGTATACACCGGCTCGACGCTCGATAACAAGTATCCTTCCCTGTCGGAGGTTTCCGGTCTGGTTTCCTTCCATGTGAGTGACGGGGAGGACGTCCACAGCATCGGCGGATGGTACGCGAAGATCGAAGATCTCGAACTCCGACGTTTGACTATCGATTCAATCACCCCGCCAGAGGACACGTGA
- a CDS encoding orc1/cdc6 family replication initiation protein, whose protein sequence is MGPRFQPDDTLYKRRNTLKVEYVPDDIVGRDNEIEEYEAALQPIINGEYPDNIFIYGKTGVGKTAVTNFLLNELLESAQHFDVDISFITLNCDGLSTSYQAAISLINNLREPEHHIAETGHPQSKVYRLLWDELNGLSGTVVIVLDEIDHITDDTFLYQITRADNNGYIDNIQLGLIGISNDSTFRERLDAKVQSSLCETEISFPPYGTEELQKVLEQRADIAFHKNALEEGVIPLCAALGRQDGGDARRAITLLRKAGDLARTENAATVTTDHVERAQEKLEAQQSMDIMRDLTEHEQLTLYALTTLAAEDATPARSRVVYQRYKELCEFQGRDPRTARRMRSFLSDFEILNLTFSRIEHRGQDGGTYREHELNRDIATVVDALQTVISEYGAYRSIIEYLPDSGEEFTPIA, encoded by the coding sequence ATGGGTCCTCGATTCCAACCGGACGACACGCTGTATAAACGGCGGAACACGCTCAAAGTAGAGTACGTTCCGGACGACATCGTCGGCCGGGACAACGAGATCGAGGAGTACGAAGCGGCGTTGCAGCCGATCATCAACGGCGAGTACCCCGACAACATCTTCATCTACGGCAAGACCGGCGTCGGGAAGACCGCGGTCACGAACTTCCTGCTCAACGAACTCCTCGAATCCGCCCAGCACTTCGACGTCGACATCTCCTTCATCACGCTCAACTGCGACGGCCTCAGCACGAGCTACCAGGCCGCGATCAGCTTGATCAACAACCTTCGAGAACCCGAACACCACATCGCCGAAACCGGCCACCCGCAGTCCAAGGTCTATCGCCTCCTCTGGGACGAACTCAACGGCCTCTCCGGAACCGTCGTCATCGTTCTCGATGAGATCGACCACATCACGGACGACACCTTCCTCTACCAGATCACCCGGGCGGACAACAACGGCTACATCGACAACATCCAGCTGGGGCTCATCGGCATCAGCAACGACTCGACGTTCCGAGAGCGACTCGACGCGAAGGTCCAGTCGTCGCTCTGCGAGACGGAGATCTCGTTCCCGCCGTACGGCACCGAGGAACTCCAGAAGGTCCTCGAACAGCGGGCCGACATCGCGTTCCACAAGAACGCGCTCGAGGAGGGAGTGATCCCGCTCTGTGCCGCACTCGGTCGGCAGGACGGCGGTGACGCCCGTCGCGCGATCACGCTCCTCCGCAAGGCCGGCGACCTCGCCCGGACGGAGAACGCGGCGACGGTGACGACCGACCACGTCGAGCGCGCCCAGGAGAAGCTCGAGGCCCAGCAGAGCATGGACATCATGCGCGATCTCACCGAACACGAGCAACTCACCCTGTACGCGCTGACGACGCTCGCCGCCGAGGACGCGACGCCGGCCCGGTCGCGCGTCGTCTACCAGCGGTACAAGGAACTCTGCGAGTTCCAGGGCCGCGATCCACGCACCGCCCGTCGGATGCGGAGCTTCCTCTCCGACTTCGAGATCCTCAACCTGACGTTCTCCCGCATCGAACACCGCGGTCAGGACGGCGGCACGTACCGCGAGCACGAACTCAATCGCGACATCGCGACCGTCGTCGACGCGCTCCAGACGGTCATCAGCGAGTACGGCGCGTATCGGAGCATCATCGAGTACCTGCCCGACTCCGGCGAGGAGTTCACGCCGATCGCGTAG
- a CDS encoding endonuclease/exonuclease/phosphatase family protein: protein MNRRTFVAGAGAAALGLTGTAPVGAVRDGSSESHSSERADGTISIRVLNWNIHHGTGMDGVYDLRRIADLIARSGAELVALQEVDKHLASRSDCNDQPQRLAERLGMHVDYAANITEYESTCDRQSRYGTAVLTAQEYPILDSEHYGLPSPQVEEGAYNEPRGLQETTVQIEGERIRFYTTHLDHLFERRRVAQVEAILDATADVSDPQVITGDFNATPGSRPIGAVTDEYVDAFAVVGNGDSYTYPGVYTDAAPEKRIDYVFVSDDVSVDDAGIAEETLVSDHLPTVADLRIRRSA, encoded by the coding sequence GTGAACCGACGGACGTTCGTCGCCGGCGCAGGAGCGGCCGCCCTCGGACTCACAGGGACGGCTCCGGTCGGTGCCGTCCGCGACGGCTCGAGCGAATCGCACTCCTCGGAACGCGCGGACGGAACGATCTCGATCAGGGTGCTCAACTGGAATATCCACCACGGTACCGGGATGGACGGGGTGTACGACCTGCGACGGATCGCGGACCTGATCGCCAGATCTGGTGCAGAGCTGGTCGCGCTCCAAGAAGTCGACAAACACCTGGCGTCGCGGAGCGACTGCAACGATCAGCCACAGCGGTTGGCCGAGCGTCTCGGTATGCACGTCGACTACGCCGCGAACATCACCGAGTACGAGAGCACGTGCGACAGACAGAGCAGGTACGGAACCGCCGTCCTGACCGCGCAGGAGTACCCGATCCTCGACTCGGAGCACTACGGACTCCCGTCACCGCAGGTCGAAGAGGGGGCGTACAACGAACCGCGGGGGCTCCAGGAGACGACGGTCCAGATCGAGGGCGAACGGATCCGCTTCTACACGACTCACCTCGACCACCTGTTCGAACGACGACGCGTGGCGCAGGTGGAGGCGATACTGGACGCCACCGCCGACGTCTCCGATCCGCAGGTGATAACGGGTGACTTCAACGCGACGCCGGGTTCCCGACCGATAGGAGCCGTGACCGACGAGTACGTCGACGCCTTCGCCGTCGTCGGAAACGGTGACTCGTACACCTACCCCGGGGTATACACCGACGCCGCGCCGGAGAAGCGCATCGATTACGTGTTCGTCAGCGATGACGTCTCTGTCGACGACGCGGGGATCGCAGAAGAGACGCTCGTTTCCGATCACCTCCCCACCGTCGCCGACCTCCGGATCCGGCGATCCGCATAG
- a CDS encoding carbohydrate ABC transporter permease produces MSVERLPESVHDTINTVLGSFDRFQNTPIAWIAPAALFLLVFRLYPLVEAIRMSFTNMSLVEPGYRYVGLQSYLDVLSSPSFWTMSKVTLLFVCASVVLQLTFGMVLALAIDHGVKEKLYVSVSTRVAVLSAWVIPGIVIGILWKIMLIETNYGVVNYILLQLGFDVVAFLSDPQMALLSTITANTWRGTAFSMIMLYAGLKQVPMHLYDAAKVDGAGALQRFRYVTLPQIKPVVFITLVLITIYTLNTFDMIMSLTGGGPGHATEVLALFMYLEGFDRFHLGQAAAVAVLMLLVNVLMTVIYMHFFIEEEGM; encoded by the coding sequence ATGAGCGTCGAACGGCTACCGGAGAGCGTCCACGATACGATCAATACCGTTCTCGGATCGTTCGACCGGTTCCAGAACACGCCGATAGCGTGGATCGCCCCCGCGGCGCTGTTCCTCCTCGTGTTCAGGCTCTACCCGCTCGTCGAGGCGATTCGGATGAGCTTTACGAACATGAGCCTCGTGGAGCCGGGATACCGATACGTCGGACTCCAATCGTATCTCGATGTCCTCTCGTCGCCGTCGTTCTGGACGATGAGTAAGGTCACGTTGCTGTTCGTCTGTGCGAGTGTCGTCCTACAGCTCACCTTCGGGATGGTGCTCGCGCTCGCGATCGATCATGGGGTGAAAGAGAAACTTTACGTGAGCGTCTCGACCCGGGTCGCGGTGCTCTCAGCGTGGGTTATCCCGGGGATCGTCATCGGTATCCTCTGGAAGATCATGCTCATCGAAACCAACTACGGAGTTGTGAACTACATTCTCCTGCAACTGGGGTTCGACGTCGTCGCGTTTCTCTCTGATCCCCAGATGGCGCTACTGTCGACGATCACGGCCAACACCTGGCGCGGTACCGCCTTCTCCATGATTATGCTGTATGCCGGACTCAAGCAGGTTCCGATGCACCTCTACGACGCCGCGAAGGTCGACGGTGCAGGAGCGCTACAGCGCTTCCGGTACGTCACGCTCCCGCAGATCAAGCCGGTCGTGTTCATCACGCTGGTGCTCATCACCATCTACACGTTAAACACGTTCGACATGATCATGAGTCTCACCGGCGGCGGTCCGGGCCACGCCACCGAAGTGCTGGCGCTGTTCATGTATCTCGAGGGGTTCGACCGGTTCCACCTCGGGCAGGCCGCCGCCGTGGCCGTGTTGATGTTGCTCGTGAACGTCCTGATGACGGTTATCTACATGCACTTCTTCATCGAAGAGGAGGGGATGTGA
- a CDS encoding ABC transporter ATP-binding protein, which produces MSKLEIENLAKRYRTGSGSDILAVEDLSLELADGEFLILVGPSGCGKSTTLRCIAGLESVTDGSIRFGEADVVGMTPEERNIAMVFQNYALYPHMTARENISFGLRMTTSLSREERDERVEDVARMLGIEELLDDKPKELSGGQQQRVALGRAIVREPEVFLMDEPLSNLDAKLRTQMRTEIQQLQSELGVTTVYVTHDQTEAMTMGDRIAVLNEGRLQQVGTPLECYYEPKNLFVANFIGEPAMNFFSMETEGTALVGPSIRYEISERYRDVVSRTDQITLGIRPGDVEVVETGRRNTFEGTVQVVEPMGDQNFLHVDVDGAAVTAAVGGEYEVPEGASISVRFPEPRIHLFETSSGEALVHCERRSTRIPTATESGGEAA; this is translated from the coding sequence ATGTCGAAACTAGAGATCGAGAACCTGGCAAAACGGTACCGAACCGGCTCCGGAAGTGACATCCTCGCGGTCGAAGACCTCTCGCTGGAACTCGCCGACGGCGAGTTCCTCATCCTCGTCGGCCCCTCCGGCTGCGGAAAATCGACCACGCTCCGCTGTATCGCGGGGCTCGAATCGGTGACCGACGGGTCCATCCGATTCGGAGAGGCGGACGTCGTCGGCATGACGCCCGAGGAGCGAAACATCGCGATGGTGTTTCAGAACTACGCGCTGTACCCCCACATGACGGCCAGAGAGAACATATCGTTCGGCCTGCGGATGACGACGAGCCTCTCAAGGGAAGAACGAGACGAGCGCGTCGAAGACGTCGCCCGCATGCTCGGCATCGAGGAGCTACTGGACGACAAACCGAAAGAGCTCTCGGGCGGCCAGCAACAGCGCGTCGCGCTCGGTCGCGCGATCGTCCGCGAGCCCGAGGTCTTCCTGATGGACGAGCCACTGTCGAACCTCGACGCGAAGTTGCGGACGCAGATGCGCACGGAGATCCAGCAGTTACAGTCCGAACTCGGCGTCACGACGGTATACGTGACCCACGATCAGACGGAAGCGATGACGATGGGCGACCGTATCGCAGTACTGAACGAGGGGCGACTGCAACAGGTCGGGACGCCGCTCGAGTGTTATTACGAGCCCAAGAACCTCTTCGTGGCGAACTTCATCGGCGAACCCGCTATGAATTTCTTCTCGATGGAAACCGAGGGCACCGCTTTGGTCGGCCCGTCCATTCGCTACGAGATCTCCGAACGCTACCGCGACGTCGTTTCTCGAACGGATCAGATCACGCTCGGCATTCGACCGGGAGACGTCGAAGTCGTGGAGACAGGACGGCGAAATACCTTCGAGGGGACCGTACAGGTCGTCGAACCGATGGGCGATCAGAACTTCCTCCACGTCGACGTGGACGGTGCCGCCGTCACCGCGGCCGTCGGAGGAGAGTACGAGGTACCCGAGGGCGCGTCCATCTCGGTTCGGTTTCCCGAACCGAGGATCCATCTGTTCGAAACGTCCTCGGGCGAGGCACTCGTCCACTGCGAGCGCCGGAGTACACGAATCCCGACGGCGACCGAGTCGGGGGGTGAAGCCGCGTGA
- a CDS encoding extracellular solute-binding protein, which produces MTTGDRGDPNDRLTRRTALRLGSAAGASALLGGLAGCTRTLGGDATGGSSRSLVTEDRVGASDAPTVLTHWLLPEASHTQDENPQLAKVYEKFFRAWAKNHSNAAIELEYQTNLEQMKTKLLQVAAKGNAPSMSQVDSFWVPSFTRHLQPVTDVIEDTDDWYPFVTDVMVKDGEWQAVWKNTDCRALYYRQDLIDTYNDGTPPKTWDELIQVGTDITKNEDMAGYMYNGGKWEATTFDNLAMFWAQGGDLVNDRGKPVLDEKGNKEALLNVFEFFERTIETGVTPQRVANITDYGLLRQAALNGETAMFLGGNWQIATMKQNVDSEKEWRKWKVAKIPQMKPSIAATGTGGWTVGVFAKDEKKRKAATDYAGLFAKKENMGEFCKAGGYLPTRKSVFEEVAYFSEDPYMQEFKRLLENGRARPGVPIYLTISSEWQTAAGKVITGQATPKRAVETMIRNVNAEYGG; this is translated from the coding sequence ATGACCACGGGCGATAGGGGCGATCCCAACGACAGGTTGACGCGACGTACCGCACTCCGACTGGGCTCTGCCGCCGGAGCCAGTGCGCTGCTCGGGGGGCTCGCGGGATGCACTCGGACGCTCGGTGGCGATGCCACCGGGGGTTCGTCGAGATCACTCGTTACGGAGGATCGCGTCGGAGCGAGCGACGCTCCGACAGTGCTGACCCACTGGCTCCTTCCCGAAGCCTCCCACACGCAGGACGAGAACCCACAGCTCGCGAAGGTGTACGAGAAGTTCTTCAGGGCGTGGGCGAAAAATCACTCGAACGCTGCGATCGAACTCGAGTATCAGACGAACCTGGAGCAGATGAAGACGAAACTGCTCCAGGTGGCCGCGAAGGGCAACGCCCCCTCGATGTCGCAGGTCGATTCCTTTTGGGTTCCGAGTTTCACCCGACACCTCCAGCCGGTCACGGACGTCATCGAGGACACGGACGACTGGTACCCGTTCGTCACGGACGTGATGGTCAAGGACGGCGAGTGGCAGGCGGTCTGGAAGAACACCGACTGCCGAGCGTTGTACTACCGACAGGATCTCATCGATACGTACAACGACGGTACGCCACCGAAGACGTGGGACGAACTCATCCAGGTCGGAACGGACATCACGAAGAACGAGGACATGGCCGGATACATGTACAACGGGGGGAAGTGGGAGGCGACGACCTTCGACAACCTCGCCATGTTCTGGGCGCAGGGCGGAGACCTCGTGAACGATCGGGGGAAGCCGGTGCTCGACGAGAAGGGGAACAAGGAGGCACTGCTCAACGTCTTCGAGTTCTTCGAGCGGACGATCGAGACGGGTGTGACACCACAACGCGTCGCCAACATTACCGACTACGGACTGCTGCGCCAGGCCGCACTCAACGGTGAGACGGCGATGTTCCTCGGAGGTAACTGGCAGATCGCCACGATGAAGCAGAACGTCGACAGCGAGAAAGAGTGGCGGAAGTGGAAGGTCGCGAAGATCCCACAGATGAAGCCGTCTATCGCCGCGACGGGAACTGGCGGCTGGACGGTCGGGGTGTTCGCGAAGGACGAGAAGAAGCGCAAGGCGGCGACCGATTACGCCGGGCTCTTCGCGAAGAAGGAGAACATGGGTGAGTTCTGCAAAGCCGGCGGCTATCTACCGACACGAAAATCCGTCTTCGAGGAGGTGGCGTACTTCTCGGAGGACCCGTACATGCAGGAGTTCAAGCGACTCCTCGAGAACGGTCGCGCTCGACCGGGGGTCCCGATCTATCTCACGATCTCCTCGGAGTGGCAGACGGCCGCCGGGAAGGTCATCACCGGACAGGCGACCCCGAAGCGCGCGGTCGAGACGATGATCAGGAACGTAAACGCAGAGTACGGGGGATGA
- a CDS encoding Gfo/Idh/MocA family protein produces the protein MSIKLAAIGLGQLCMHELKSYEEMEGVKVVAGADIARTGRERFESRFEAPTYEDYREMLEEHAVELDAVNIVTPHTLHYEQAMACLERDLHVFIEKPLVTAVDDARDLVETAKRRNRVLVVGYQRHYHPVYRKIKELVDSGRLGEIHAVNCYMGQHWIRLFSDAWRGNPALSGGGQLYDSGSHLLDTLLWTTGTKPISVAATIDHQGHDVDVNSALALQLERDGQPVTASLVITADGVQTPDTYEGLIIWGTGGRLTYSRDRLTLTERDGEKVEIPLEDDSSFETLVDRKLTDFVQAVRGERSPTVPGSFGLTVVALTEAAYEAYETRSVVDVREYLAQ, from the coding sequence GTGAGCATCAAACTCGCGGCCATCGGTCTCGGTCAGCTCTGCATGCACGAGCTAAAGAGCTATGAGGAGATGGAGGGCGTGAAGGTCGTCGCTGGTGCGGACATCGCCCGAACCGGTCGTGAGCGCTTCGAATCTCGATTCGAAGCGCCGACCTACGAGGATTACCGAGAGATGCTCGAGGAACACGCCGTGGAGCTCGACGCGGTCAACATCGTGACGCCGCACACGCTCCACTACGAACAGGCGATGGCGTGTTTGGAACGGGATCTCCACGTCTTCATCGAAAAGCCTCTGGTCACTGCTGTCGACGACGCACGGGACCTCGTCGAGACGGCGAAGCGTCGAAACCGAGTCCTCGTCGTCGGATACCAGCGACACTATCACCCCGTGTACCGGAAGATCAAGGAACTCGTCGATAGCGGTCGTCTGGGCGAGATCCACGCCGTGAACTGTTACATGGGACAGCACTGGATCCGACTGTTCAGCGATGCCTGGCGAGGTAATCCCGCCCTCTCCGGTGGCGGTCAACTGTACGACTCCGGATCGCACCTTCTCGATACGCTCCTCTGGACGACGGGAACGAAACCGATCTCCGTTGCGGCCACGATCGACCACCAGGGACACGACGTGGACGTGAACAGCGCGCTCGCGCTCCAGTTAGAGCGCGACGGTCAGCCAGTCACGGCAAGTCTCGTGATTACCGCCGACGGGGTGCAAACCCCCGATACGTACGAAGGGCTGATCATCTGGGGAACCGGAGGACGGCTCACGTACAGTCGTGACCGTCTCACCCTGACCGAACGGGACGGGGAGAAAGTCGAGATCCCGTTGGAGGACGACTCGAGCTTCGAGACGCTCGTAGATCGGAAACTCACTGACTTCGTCCAGGCTGTTCGAGGGGAGCGTTCACCGACTGTCCCGGGGTCGTTCGGACTCACCGTCGTCGCACTGACGGAGGCCGCCTACGAGGCGTACGAGACGCGATCCGTCGTCGACGTACGCGAGTACCTGGCACAGTGA